One Chryseobacterium wanjuense genomic region harbors:
- the metG gene encoding methionine--tRNA ligase — MSNRKMITAALPYANGPVHIGHLAGVYIPADVYARFQRRLGKDVAFICGSDEHGIPITIRAKKEGVTPQDIVDKYHEIIKKSFADLGISFDEYSRTTSKKHYETSQDFFKVLYEKGKFTEEVSEQYFDEQANEFLADRYIVGTCPNCGNENAYGDQCERCGTTLSPSELINPKSMLSGNVPILKATKNWYLPLNEYENFLNEWIIEGHKDDWKPNVYGQVKSWLNEGLKPRAMTRDLNWGVPVPLPDAEGKVLYVWFDAPIGYISFTKEWAEKNGKNWKDYWQSEGSDLVHFIGKDNIVFHCIIFPAMMKAHGDFIMPANVPAFEFLNLENDKISTSRNWAVWAHEYVEDFPGQQDVLRYALLSSAPETKDNNFTWKDFQTKNNSELVGIFGNFINRVAVLIHKYYDGIVPQGDANSPELKEINKSAKEISGFLENYEFRNSLTALMNLARFGNQYLQTEEPWKTIKDNPEKAAQSLFVGAQIAVALAQLCEPFMPFSSEKLLNMFNVQKQSWSDIETQSVLIETGHKINESSLLFSKIEDDVIEAQIQKLEDTKQNNKKTNPNANPMKDEITFDDFTKIDLRTATILEAEKVEKADKLLKLKVDTGVDIRTVVSGIAESFTPEEVIGKQVMILLNLAPRKIRGIESQGMLLLTTKADGKLSFVTPDETVENGIEIG, encoded by the coding sequence ATGTCAAACAGAAAGATGATTACGGCAGCTTTGCCTTATGCAAACGGCCCGGTTCATATAGGACATTTGGCAGGTGTATATATTCCTGCGGATGTTTACGCAAGATTTCAGAGAAGATTAGGAAAAGATGTAGCGTTTATCTGTGGTTCGGATGAGCACGGAATTCCTATCACCATAAGAGCTAAAAAAGAAGGAGTTACCCCTCAGGATATCGTTGATAAATACCACGAAATCATTAAAAAATCTTTTGCAGATTTAGGGATTTCATTTGATGAATATTCTAGAACGACCTCTAAAAAACATTATGAAACCAGTCAGGATTTCTTTAAAGTTCTTTATGAAAAAGGGAAATTCACGGAAGAGGTTTCTGAACAGTATTTTGATGAGCAGGCTAATGAATTTTTAGCCGACCGATACATCGTGGGGACTTGCCCGAATTGTGGAAATGAAAACGCTTACGGTGATCAGTGTGAAAGATGCGGTACTACCCTTTCTCCGTCTGAATTGATTAATCCAAAATCAATGCTAAGCGGAAATGTTCCTATCCTTAAAGCAACAAAGAACTGGTATCTTCCATTAAATGAATATGAAAATTTTCTGAACGAATGGATCATTGAAGGCCACAAAGACGACTGGAAACCAAACGTTTACGGACAGGTTAAATCCTGGCTGAACGAAGGCCTAAAACCTCGTGCCATGACCAGAGATCTGAACTGGGGAGTTCCGGTTCCGCTTCCGGATGCTGAAGGAAAAGTGCTGTATGTATGGTTTGATGCGCCGATCGGATATATTTCTTTCACCAAAGAATGGGCGGAGAAAAACGGAAAAAACTGGAAAGATTACTGGCAAAGTGAAGGAAGTGATTTGGTGCACTTTATTGGTAAGGATAATATTGTGTTCCACTGTATTATTTTCCCTGCGATGATGAAGGCTCACGGAGATTTTATCATGCCAGCGAATGTTCCGGCTTTTGAATTCCTTAACCTTGAAAATGATAAAATTTCGACTTCAAGAAACTGGGCAGTCTGGGCTCATGAGTATGTTGAAGATTTCCCTGGACAACAGGATGTTTTAAGATATGCTCTTCTTTCATCTGCTCCGGAAACAAAGGATAATAATTTTACATGGAAAGATTTTCAGACGAAAAATAATTCTGAGTTGGTAGGAATTTTCGGAAACTTTATTAATAGAGTTGCGGTTCTTATTCATAAATATTATGACGGAATTGTTCCTCAAGGTGATGCAAACTCTCCTGAATTAAAGGAAATTAATAAATCCGCAAAAGAAATTTCCGGATTCCTTGAAAATTATGAATTCAGAAATTCTTTGACAGCATTAATGAATTTAGCACGCTTCGGAAACCAATACCTTCAGACTGAAGAGCCTTGGAAAACGATTAAAGACAATCCTGAAAAGGCGGCTCAGTCTTTATTTGTCGGCGCTCAGATTGCGGTTGCTTTAGCGCAGTTGTGCGAACCATTTATGCCTTTCAGTTCTGAAAAATTATTGAATATGTTTAATGTTCAAAAACAAAGCTGGAGTGATATTGAAACTCAATCGGTTTTAATTGAAACAGGTCATAAAATCAATGAATCATCGCTTCTTTTCTCAAAAATTGAAGACGATGTTATTGAAGCCCAAATCCAAAAGCTGGAAGACACCAAACAAAATAATAAAAAAACAAACCCTAACGCCAACCCTATGAAAGACGAAATCACTTTTGATGATTTTACAAAAATCGACTTGAGAACTGCCACTATTTTAGAAGCTGAAAAAGTAGAAAAAGCAGATAAATTATTGAAACTTAAAGTAGATACAGGCGTAGACATAAGA